A region from the Bacteroidota bacterium genome encodes:
- a CDS encoding porin family protein — MKKIPVLFILLISLIKFDVYAQKSTYYLEDQIFFNATYNFLVNKSDSITQGGFSNGMNIGYIRDIPLNERRNFGLGLGINYSIGHLYQNIRISTNDNGKTEIDRMDSGDYIRNKFSLSFIEIPFEIRYRTSTIDEHKFFRAYLGFKVGYKIRQYSKTKTKINEIAYYNQHNFNWWRYGLTLNIGYSAWNLHVFYSLSEVFKDDTTADPVIPGSESIPMDMNELSIGFVFYLL, encoded by the coding sequence CTAATTAAGTTTGATGTTTATGCTCAGAAGAGCACTTACTATCTCGAAGATCAGATTTTCTTTAATGCTACATATAATTTTTTGGTTAATAAAAGTGACTCAATTACACAGGGAGGATTTTCCAATGGGATGAATATCGGTTATATCAGAGATATTCCCTTGAATGAGAGGAGAAATTTTGGACTGGGACTGGGGATTAATTATTCAATAGGACACCTTTACCAAAATATCAGGATAAGTACTAATGATAACGGGAAAACGGAAATTGATAGGATGGATAGTGGTGATTATATCCGAAATAAATTTTCGCTTTCATTTATCGAAATACCTTTCGAAATAAGATATCGTACTTCAACAATCGATGAACATAAATTTTTTCGTGCCTATCTGGGATTTAAAGTAGGCTACAAGATCCGGCAATATTCCAAAACAAAAACCAAGATTAACGAGATCGCCTATTATAATCAGCATAACTTTAATTGGTGGCGTTATGGTTTAACTTTAAATATTGGTTACAGTGCATGGAATTTACACGTGTTTTACAGCCTTTCTGAGGTGTTTAAAGATGATACAACTGCCGATCCTGTAATACCTGGAAGCGAAAGTATACCAATGGATATGAACGAATTGAGTATTGGTTTTGTTTTCTATCTACTTTAG